In Pseudoalteromonas tetraodonis, the genomic window ACGTCCTTTTCTTTAGCCTGACGTTTTTGGCTGCTGTTACACTTGTACCTTGGTATGGGTTTAACTATGGCTTTACAGGCACACAATGGGCTGCTTTTGTAGCTTGCATGTTTTTCGCGGGATTATCGATCACTGCGGGTTACCATCGTTTATGGGCGCACAAAACCTACAACGCACACCCGGTCGTTGAATTTATTTTTGCCTTAGGCGGCGCGTTTGCTTTGCAAAACAGTGCGCTGCATTGGAGCAGCGATCATCGTATTCACCACGGTCAAGTTGATGACCCTGTAAAAGACCCTTATGCCGCTACCAACGGCTTTTGGTATAGTCACATAGGCTGGATGCTGCGCGACTACCAAGGCGATAGCTACGGTGATTACAGCAATTGCCGCGACCTACAACGCAATAAAATAGTGATGTGGCAACATAAACATTACTTAAAGCTGGTAGTTGCCATGAATGTTGGTTTACCACTGGTATTAGGTTTAATGTTAGGTGATGTGTGGGGCATGTTATTACTAACGGGACTACTTCGTTTAGTACTGAGCCAGCATTTTACCTTTTTTATTAACTCTGTTGCGCACATTTGGGGTTCTCGCCCTTACACAGAAAAAAATACCGCACGCGATAACGGCTTTTTAGCCTTATTTACTTATGGCGAGGGTTATCATAACTTTCATCATATTTTTGCTAGCGATTACCGCAACGGCATTAAGTGGTTTCATTACGACCCAACTAAATGGATGATCCGCTCGTTAGCTGCACTTGGTTTAGCGAGTAAATTAAAGCGCACACCGGTTGAGCGCATAGAAAAAGCTAAAGCAGAAACCTTGATGAGCAAAACACAAGGTCGCCTCGCAAAATTGCCTTTAGCGCAAGATAAGCTTACATTATTACAACAAGAGTACGATTTGTTGCTTAAAAAACTGCAAAATTATTGCTCATTACAAAAACAAGTGTTGGAAGCTAAAAAAAATAATATGGCAAAGCAGTGTGAAAAGTCGGCATTAATGGCACAATATCACGAGCTTGAGGCCGCCTGGGAAACACAAAAACAGGCATGGCTAGCACTTAATGCGAGGTTATTAAAAGCCTCTTTTAGTTAAAATAGGAGTGGCTGTGGCCAAACAACCAGAAAAGAAAAAAGTACCCGTGACATACCAATATGATGCAATCATTATTGGCACGGGTCCTGGCGGTGAAGGGACCGCTATGAACCTCTCTAAAAGTAACAAAAAAGTAGCGGTTATTGAACGCCAAACAGCCGTGGGTGGTGGCTGTGTACATTGGGGTACCATTCCTTCAAAGGCACTTCGTCATTCTGTTAGTCGCTACATTGAATACAAAGCAAATCCTTTATTTAACGTAGGCGAGCGTCCGGTAAGACTTACCTTTCCTGATATTTTACGCCATGCCAGTTCGGTAATTTCAAAGCAGTCAAACTTACGCAGCAGTTTTTACGATCGTAACCGCATTCATATGTTTCAAGGCGACGCTAGCTTTGTTGATAAGCACACTATTGAAATTAGACGTAATGACGGTTCTACTGAGCGCCTTACTGCACAAACGATTGTTATTGCTACCGGCTCACGACCTTATCGCCCACCAGGGGTGGATTTCACCCACTCACGAATTTACGAAAGTGACACTATTTTAGGCCTTGAACACGACCCGCATCGCGTACTTATATACGGCGCGGGTGTAATTGGTTGTGAATATGCGTCTATCTTTAAAGGGCTAGGTGCCAAAGTCGACTTAGTGAATACTCGCGATCGCTTATTGGCGTTCATGGATGCTGAAATATCTGATGCATTAAGCTATCACTTTTGGAATAGCGGTATTGTAATTCGTCATAACGAAGAGTTTGATCGCATTGAAACCCGTGATGACTGCGTTGTTATGCATTTAAAATCGGGCAAACGTGTTAAAGCTGACTGTATTTTATTTGCCAATGGCCGAACAGGTAACACTGATACCCTTAATTTAGAAGCCATTGGCTTAAAAGCAGATAGCCGCGGACAGATAAAAGTAAACGAAACCTACCAAACAGAAGTAGACAATGTATACGCGGTAGGTGATGTTATTGGCTATCCAAGCCTTGCGAGTGCTGCCTTTGATCAAGGTCGAATTGCCGCAGATGCCATCGCGTGTGGTAATTGTGATGAAAAGCTGATTATTGATATTCCAGCCGGTATTTATACTATTCCTGAAATGAGTTCTGTCGGTAAAACAGAGCAGCAATTAACTGCTGCAAAAGTACCGTATGAAGTGGGACGTGCGCAATTTAAACATTTAGCCCGCGCGCAAATTGCAGGCACCGATGTGGGCAGTTTAAAAATATTATTTCATACAGAAACCAAAGAAGTACTCGGCGTGCACTGCTTTGGTGAGCGTGCCTCTGAAATTGTGCATATTGGCCAAGCTATTATGGAACAAAAAAATGGTGGCAACACCATCGACTACTTTGTAAATACCACGTTTAACTACCCAACGATGGCAGAAGCCTACCGAGTTGCGGCGTTAAATGGTTTAAATCGCTTGTTTAAGTAATATTAAGCACTAGGTAACAAAAAGCCCGCTTGAATCAAGCGGGCTTTTTTAATAACTCATCGTTATTTAGAAACTATTTATGATATTGCGCACTTAATTCATGCACGGCGTTAATGAATACACCGGCATTTTCTGGGTCAACATCTGGTGTAATACCGTGGCCTAAATTAAATACATGGCCATTGCCAGTACCAAAGTCTTCTAAAATAGTACCAACCTCTTGGCGAATACGATCAGGCGTACCATGAAGCATTGATGGGTCCATATTACCTTGCAGTGCAACTTTATCGCCAACACGACGTTTAGCATCACCAATGTTAATAGTCCAATCTAAACCTACTGCGTCACAGCCCGTTGCGGCAATCGCTTCAATCCACTGACCACCATTTTTGGTAAATAAAGTAACCGGTACTTTACGGCCATCGTATTCACGAATTAAGCCATCAACAATTTTATGCATGTATTGCAATGAAAACTCATTGTAATCACGCGGGCTTAGTACACCGCCCCATGAGTCAAATACCATTAGCGATTGCGCACCCGCTTTAACTTGCGCGTTTAAGTAATCTATCACCGAATCAGCTAGTTTATCGAGTAATAAATGCAGTGTTTGCGGCTCAGCAAACGCCATTTTTTTGATTTTACCAAATACTTTACTGCTACCACCTTCAACCATGTAAGTTGCAAGTGTCCAAGGCGAACCAGAAAAACCAATTAATGGCACTTCGCCTTTAAGTTCACGACGAATAGTGCTCACTGCGTTCATTACATAGCCAAGCTCATCGGTAGGATCAAGTTTAGGAATTTTTTTAACATCAGCTAGTGACGAAATTGGGCGTTCAAACTTAGGGCCTTCGCCTGTTTCGAAGTACAAGCCTAATCCCATTGCATCGGGAATAGTTAAAATATCACTAAACAAAATAGCTGCATCTAATGGGTAACGGCGCAAAGGCTGTAATGTTACTTCACAGGCTAACTCAGCATTTCTACACAGGCTCATAAAATCGCCCGCTTGTGCACGTGTAGCACGGTATTCAGGTAAATAACGTCCTGCTTGACGCATCATCCATACCGGCGTGACATCAACAGGTTGCTTGGCAAGGGCACGTAAATAACGGTCGTTTTTTAATTCGCTCATAGCGTATAGAGTCCTAGGGCTTTTAGAAATTGTGCAAGATTGTACCACCATATTCACGCCCCCTCTATCGCTAAGCGATTAAATCGCTACAGAGTAGCGCTAGATCAAGTAATTTTTAATTTTCATGTTACTTTGTACATAAAACAACCAAACAAACGTTAATAATAAAAACTTTTCATTAAACTATTTGCAACATCTAAAAAAGCTTGATATTGTATCTCCCGCGTTAACAAAACAATAACAAAAATTGTTAATATAAAAATAATAAAAATAAGAATGCTTGTTTAAACAAGTCTAATAAAGAAATTAAACCACCGTAATAGGTGGTTTTTTCTTGCCTGGAATAAATTACTTACAACTTATACCCTTAAACAAAATTCCCTCTGGTATTACATCTATTTTACTTGTTGATATACACGCCAATTAAATATATCTTGGATAACATAAGTTTTATTTTTAATTTAAAAAATCCAACCCAGCTTAGGAGAAGAATTATGCTGAAGCGTGTAGAAAAAGCTCAACAAAAGTGGGGGGGTAGCCATACGGTCATCGATAATTGGTTAAACGAACGCCAAGAGTTGATTGTGCTTTACTGTAAAATTGCAGGCTTTTCACCTTATGAGAAAAAAGATCAGTCTTTGCCTGAACCATCACAAATTCAGGCATTTTGCCAAATTTTAATGGATTATTTATCTGCCGGCCACTTTGAAGTGTACGACGATATTGCTAAAGCCTGCGAAAAGAAAGGCCTAGAAAGCCAGCAACTCGCTAATACGATATACCCACGTATTTCAGATACCACTGACATCGCTCTGGATTTCAACGATAAGTACGCTGAGGTAGACGCTGAAGATTTACTAGAAGGCTTTGATAACGATCTTTCAGTAATGGGTGAAGCACTCGAAGCGCGCTTTGCACTTGAAGATGAGCTGATTGATAACTTATTTTCTAATCACACTGACTAATTAGTTATTCAACGTAATAAAAAAGGGACCTAAGGTCCCTTTTTTATTATCTATAACGCTTATTCTGCAGCGGCAGCTGCTGCATCATTTTGAATTTCTAATAATTCAACTTCAAAAATGAGTGT contains:
- a CDS encoding acyl-CoA desaturase, with translation MKKPPLIWTNVLFFSLTFLAAVTLVPWYGFNYGFTGTQWAAFVACMFFAGLSITAGYHRLWAHKTYNAHPVVEFIFALGGAFALQNSALHWSSDHRIHHGQVDDPVKDPYAATNGFWYSHIGWMLRDYQGDSYGDYSNCRDLQRNKIVMWQHKHYLKLVVAMNVGLPLVLGLMLGDVWGMLLLTGLLRLVLSQHFTFFINSVAHIWGSRPYTEKNTARDNGFLALFTYGEGYHNFHHIFASDYRNGIKWFHYDPTKWMIRSLAALGLASKLKRTPVERIEKAKAETLMSKTQGRLAKLPLAQDKLTLLQQEYDLLLKKLQNYCSLQKQVLEAKKNNMAKQCEKSALMAQYHELEAAWETQKQAWLALNARLLKASFS
- the sthA gene encoding Si-specific NAD(P)(+) transhydrogenase produces the protein MAKQPEKKKVPVTYQYDAIIIGTGPGGEGTAMNLSKSNKKVAVIERQTAVGGGCVHWGTIPSKALRHSVSRYIEYKANPLFNVGERPVRLTFPDILRHASSVISKQSNLRSSFYDRNRIHMFQGDASFVDKHTIEIRRNDGSTERLTAQTIVIATGSRPYRPPGVDFTHSRIYESDTILGLEHDPHRVLIYGAGVIGCEYASIFKGLGAKVDLVNTRDRLLAFMDAEISDALSYHFWNSGIVIRHNEEFDRIETRDDCVVMHLKSGKRVKADCILFANGRTGNTDTLNLEAIGLKADSRGQIKVNETYQTEVDNVYAVGDVIGYPSLASAAFDQGRIAADAIACGNCDEKLIIDIPAGIYTIPEMSSVGKTEQQLTAAKVPYEVGRAQFKHLARAQIAGTDVGSLKILFHTETKEVLGVHCFGERASEIVHIGQAIMEQKNGGNTIDYFVNTTFNYPTMAEAYRVAALNGLNRLFK
- the hemE gene encoding uroporphyrinogen decarboxylase encodes the protein MSELKNDRYLRALAKQPVDVTPVWMMRQAGRYLPEYRATRAQAGDFMSLCRNAELACEVTLQPLRRYPLDAAILFSDILTIPDAMGLGLYFETGEGPKFERPISSLADVKKIPKLDPTDELGYVMNAVSTIRRELKGEVPLIGFSGSPWTLATYMVEGGSSKVFGKIKKMAFAEPQTLHLLLDKLADSVIDYLNAQVKAGAQSLMVFDSWGGVLSPRDYNEFSLQYMHKIVDGLIREYDGRKVPVTLFTKNGGQWIEAIAATGCDAVGLDWTINIGDAKRRVGDKVALQGNMDPSMLHGTPDRIRQEVGTILEDFGTGNGHVFNLGHGITPDVDPENAGVFINAVHELSAQYHK
- a CDS encoding Rsd/AlgQ family anti-sigma factor, with the translated sequence MLKRVEKAQQKWGGSHTVIDNWLNERQELIVLYCKIAGFSPYEKKDQSLPEPSQIQAFCQILMDYLSAGHFEVYDDIAKACEKKGLESQQLANTIYPRISDTTDIALDFNDKYAEVDAEDLLEGFDNDLSVMGEALEARFALEDELIDNLFSNHTD